One window of the Trifolium pratense cultivar HEN17-A07 linkage group LG2, ARS_RC_1.1, whole genome shotgun sequence genome contains the following:
- the LOC123907207 gene encoding pto-interacting protein 1: MGCFGFCKENDSYTTADKGIFMQNNPTGNSSYHGRHTPITVPRPINLQPISVPSVTVDELRSLTDNFGTKTFIGEGAYGKVYRSILKNGREVAIKKLDSTKQPDQEFLSQVSIVSRLKHENVVELVTYCVDGPLRALAYEYAPNGSLHDILHGRKGVKGAEPGQVLTWAQRVKIAVGAARGLEYLHEKAEVHIVHRYIKSSNILLFEDDVAKIADFDLSNQAPDAAARLHSTRVLGTFGYHAPEYAMTGNLSSKSDVYSFGVILLELLTGRKPVDHTLPRGQQSLVTWATPKLSEDKVKQCVDVRLKGEYPSKSVAKMAAVAALCVQYEAEFRPNMSIIVKALQPLMNNNTRSAQPREPRNL, translated from the exons ATGGGTTGCTTTGGTTTCTGCAAAGAAAATGATTCTTACACAACTGCTGACAAAGGAATCTTCATGCAAAACAATCCTACAG GGAACTCAAGTTATCATGGAAGACACACACCAATAACCGTTCCTCGCCCTATAAATCTTCAACCTATTTCTGTCCCTTCTGTTACAGTAGATGAATTAAGGTCTTTGACAGATAATTTTGGTACAAAGACTTTCATCGGTGAGGGTGCATATGGAAAAGTATATCGCTCCATATTGAAAAATGGACGTGAAGTGGCAATTAAAAAGTTGGATTCCACTAAACAGCCAGACCAAGAATTTCTTTCTCAG GTCTCCATTGTATCAAGGCTAAAGCATGAAAATGTTGTTGAGCTTGTTACTTATTGTGTCGATGGTCCTTTGCGTGCCCTTGCGTATGAGTATGCTCCTAATGGATCCCTTCATGATATTCTACATG GACGCAAAGGCGTGAAGGGCGCAGAACCTGGTCAAGTTCTGACATGGGCTCAAAGAGTTAAAATTGCTGTTGGAGCAGCTAGAGGACTTGAATATCTTCATGAAAAGGCAGAGGTTCATATTGTCCATCGTTACATTAAATCTAGTAACATACTTCTATTCGAGGACGATGTTGCTAAGATTGCTGATTTTGATCTGTCGAATCAAGCCCCTGATGCTGCAGCACGTCTTCATTCTACCCGTGTTCTTGGAACTTTTGGTTATCATGCTCCAGA ATATGCAATGACTGGAAACCTCAGTTCAAAGAGTGATGTTTACAGTTTTGGAGTTATACTGTTGGAACTCTTAACCGGGCGTAAACCTGTTGATCATACACTCCCCCGAGGACAACAAAGCCTTGTGACTTGG GCAACACCAAAACTTAGTGAAGATAAGGTGAAGCAGTGTGTTGATGTTAGACTAAAGGGAGAGTACCCTTCCAAGTCAGTTGCAAAG ATGGCTGCTGTTGCTGCACTGTGTGTTCAATATGAAGCCGAGTTTCGACCAAATATGAGCATCATTGTCAAAGCTTTACAGCCTCTGATGAATAATAATACTCGTTCTGCTCAACCAAGGGAACCACGCAACTTGTAA